One window of the Capnocytophaga haemolytica genome contains the following:
- the murG gene encoding undecaprenyldiphospho-muramoylpentapeptide beta-N-acetylglucosaminyltransferase yields MDTKKRFILSGGGTGGHIFPAIAIADELKERFPDAEFLFVGAKDRMEMKKVPEAGYPIKGLWISGIQRKITLQNLLFPFKWIDSLLRSRRIIKRFKPDMVIGTGGFASGAVVKVAADMGIPTVIQEQNSYAGITNKLLSKKAKRVCVAYEGMEKFFPSNKIIETGNPIRSNLIEASGKNPVSSVYFGLNMERKTLLVLGGSLGARRINELIAKELPFFEQMGIQVLWQCGKLYYEEYKKYESESVKVVAFIDKMDVAYAMADVIISRAGAIAISELCVVGRPVIFIPSPNVAEDHQTKNAKAIESKGAALLIPEKDLDEEFEKVFRRLITNPNQLLALSDNIKKLARPDATKRIVDCIVKLLK; encoded by the coding sequence ATGGACACTAAAAAACGATTTATACTATCTGGAGGAGGCACAGGAGGGCATATATTCCCCGCAATAGCTATTGCAGACGAATTAAAAGAGCGTTTTCCTGATGCAGAGTTCCTTTTTGTGGGTGCAAAAGACCGTATGGAGATGAAAAAAGTGCCAGAAGCGGGGTATCCAATCAAAGGATTGTGGATTTCAGGCATTCAACGGAAGATAACACTACAAAATTTGCTGTTTCCATTCAAATGGATAGATAGTTTGCTGCGTTCGCGCCGTATTATTAAGCGTTTCAAGCCTGATATGGTGATCGGTACGGGTGGTTTTGCCAGCGGAGCGGTGGTAAAAGTAGCCGCCGATATGGGAATACCTACCGTGATACAGGAACAGAACTCTTACGCGGGCATAACAAACAAATTGCTATCTAAAAAAGCCAAAAGAGTATGCGTAGCTTACGAAGGAATGGAAAAATTCTTCCCCTCGAATAAAATAATAGAGACGGGGAACCCTATAAGAAGCAATTTGATAGAAGCATCAGGCAAAAATCCGGTTTCATCAGTCTATTTTGGGCTTAATATGGAGCGGAAAACGCTTTTAGTGCTCGGTGGTAGCCTCGGAGCACGCCGTATTAATGAATTAATAGCCAAAGAGCTGCCTTTTTTTGAGCAAATGGGCATTCAAGTGCTTTGGCAGTGTGGTAAATTATACTATGAGGAGTATAAAAAATACGAAAGCGAAAGCGTAAAAGTCGTGGCGTTTATTGATAAGATGGATGTGGCTTATGCAATGGCTGATGTGATCATCTCAAGAGCCGGTGCGATAGCTATAAGTGAGCTTTGTGTGGTGGGAAGACCCGTTATTTTCATTCCATCACCCAATGTGGCGGAAGATCATCAAACGAAGAATGCTAAAGCGATCGAAAGTAAGGGTGCAGCACTGCTTATTCCTGAAAAAGACCTCGATGAGGAGTTTGAAAAAGTATTCCGAAGGTTGATAACAAACCCTAATCAGCTGTTAGCGCTCTCTGATAATATCAAAAAGCTCGCTCGTCCTGATGCAACGAAGCGCATCGTGGATTGTATTGTAAAATTACTAAAATAA
- a CDS encoding 1-acyl-sn-glycerol-3-phosphate acyltransferase, whose product MLNKLYIYIQRHKLLTLSVLVAWVVIAFLGVMHLRFEEDITKVLPKNEKASLTSKVLKQLNFADKVAVVVSRDKGGSLSELQEVATRLADSVQQMPAYVRSVQGIVDEEDIDESWQFINEHLPLLLTEADYEALEPRLQADSLQALVQAQYKMMLTPAGMVAGKYIRTDPFSLTFKGLSKLQTLNISDDFKLADGFLTTKDEQNILFFLNPTFEGNDTEHNTAFVQHLDRLADTVNAEYKGKVKVYFFGAPFISVSNATQIKTDILTTVLISLSALYLLLVFFYRSVSVPLIAFIPSVFGVLTALATLYMLKGSISAISISLGAVLLGVTIDYSLHILTHYKAVKTTAELYKAVTVPILLSSITTAISFLCLLFVHSEVMKDLGIFAFVGIMVSALLSLLLIPHFYRNSKTIEARRTVLDRVGAYPFHKNKWVVGACILLIVVSFFFFTDARFDGDIAKINYVNARYKQAERALEQITDSEYKSVYAAAYGNSLSEALERNYALCNTLEQYKVEGQIQQYSSIGAIVLPEKEQQRRIARWQAFWQQHKEVIGQLKQYGTTVGFKENAYEPFFQSMTATYTPITDLQTYKALTVLPLHDFITEKEGFYTIANLVKLTAAQRDAFIHQVEHATPTVVIDRKNLSETFLGKLKDDILLLVNYSSVAIFLILLLFFKRIELVLLTLIPIGITGVVTSALMNWLGIEFNVFSMIVCTLVLGHSVDFSIFMTCALQQDYTRGRNELPVYKVSVLLASITTFLAIGTLVFAKHPALKSIAAVSVIGIFSALAITFVFYPTIYRFFITARPAKGKSPVSLRLAVHSALSMAYYALSSMLLSNLGVLIVCIFPKSSLWIRKIASKMTTSVLYSNPFVRKHVENPQQIDLKTPAVLIANHSSWLDTLAIGLFTHKISYMVNDWVWRSAVFGRYVRAMGFFPASEGIEKAIPRFKEITDKGISLMIFPEGKRSESNRIHRFHKGAFLAAEQLHLPILPIYLHGLSEVQPKGDFIIYDGAITVIVGQPIAYDDPQLGSTIREQAKRMGVHFREEFLRIRRRLEGVDYLKKKLLLSYLYMDNEVVRAVKDDFKHHKESYHQLVHSLPEKGKFLRIGDDYGQLDLLLTLTYPEREIVAVIADDEKRAVAEQSYIAKIRKIRYLSERPEAETFDVEISAKETEKIIFTNKNTDI is encoded by the coding sequence ATGTTAAACAAACTATACATCTATATCCAACGTCATAAACTCCTTACGCTGTCAGTGCTCGTAGCGTGGGTAGTCATTGCTTTTCTCGGGGTAATGCACTTGCGTTTTGAGGAAGACATCACCAAAGTGCTGCCCAAAAATGAAAAGGCTTCGCTCACCTCAAAAGTGCTCAAGCAACTCAACTTTGCCGATAAGGTGGCGGTAGTGGTCTCGCGCGATAAGGGTGGCTCACTCAGTGAATTGCAAGAGGTGGCTACTCGTCTTGCAGACAGTGTGCAACAGATGCCTGCCTATGTGCGCTCAGTGCAGGGCATCGTGGACGAAGAGGATATAGATGAGAGTTGGCAGTTCATCAATGAGCACCTGCCGCTATTGCTCACTGAGGCAGATTATGAGGCGTTGGAGCCACGTCTGCAAGCCGATAGTCTCCAAGCCTTAGTACAGGCGCAATACAAGATGATGCTCACCCCCGCAGGAATGGTCGCTGGTAAATATATCCGTACCGACCCTTTCTCGCTGACCTTCAAGGGACTTAGCAAGCTGCAAACACTCAATATCAGCGATGATTTTAAGCTTGCTGATGGGTTCCTTACTACCAAAGATGAACAGAATATTCTCTTTTTTCTCAACCCTACCTTCGAGGGCAACGACACTGAGCACAACACTGCCTTCGTGCAGCACTTAGACCGTCTTGCCGATACTGTAAATGCGGAGTACAAAGGCAAAGTGAAGGTATATTTCTTTGGGGCACCTTTCATCTCAGTGAGCAATGCTACCCAAATAAAGACTGACATCCTCACCACGGTGCTCATCTCACTCTCAGCCCTATACCTGCTGTTGGTATTCTTCTACCGCAGTGTCTCCGTACCTTTGATAGCCTTCATCCCATCGGTGTTTGGCGTACTGACGGCGTTGGCAACCCTCTATATGCTCAAAGGCAGTATCTCGGCGATTTCCATCAGCTTAGGGGCTGTGCTATTGGGGGTTACTATCGACTATTCACTGCATATCCTCACCCACTACAAAGCTGTAAAGACCACTGCCGAGCTTTACAAAGCGGTAACCGTACCGATACTGCTCAGTAGCATTACCACAGCTATTTCATTTCTATGTCTGCTGTTTGTGCACTCCGAAGTGATGAAAGATTTGGGTATTTTTGCCTTCGTAGGCATAATGGTCTCTGCATTGCTCTCGTTGCTACTCATTCCGCATTTCTACCGCAACTCTAAAACGATTGAAGCACGGCGTACAGTGCTCGATAGGGTAGGGGCGTACCCCTTTCACAAGAATAAATGGGTGGTAGGGGCTTGTATTCTGCTCATTGTGGTGAGCTTCTTTTTCTTTACTGATGCACGTTTTGATGGTGATATAGCTAAAATCAACTATGTAAATGCACGCTACAAACAGGCTGAGCGCGCCCTTGAGCAGATTACCGATAGCGAATACAAGTCCGTTTATGCAGCAGCTTATGGCAACTCACTCAGTGAGGCTTTGGAGCGCAACTACGCGCTTTGTAATACTTTAGAGCAGTACAAGGTAGAAGGACAAATACAGCAGTACAGTTCCATAGGGGCAATCGTGCTGCCTGAAAAAGAACAGCAGCGGCGCATCGCCCGTTGGCAAGCCTTTTGGCAACAGCATAAAGAAGTGATAGGTCAATTGAAGCAATATGGTACCACAGTAGGCTTTAAGGAGAATGCCTACGAGCCTTTCTTCCAATCGATGACAGCTACTTACACACCTATCACCGATTTGCAGACCTACAAAGCATTGACGGTACTGCCTCTGCACGATTTTATCACCGAGAAAGAGGGCTTTTACACCATTGCCAACTTGGTAAAGCTCACCGCAGCCCAGCGCGACGCTTTTATCCATCAAGTAGAGCACGCTACGCCTACTGTTGTCATCGACCGTAAGAACCTCAGTGAAACCTTTTTAGGTAAGCTCAAGGACGATATTCTCCTCTTGGTAAACTACTCCTCAGTGGCGATATTCTTGATATTGCTACTGTTTTTCAAACGTATAGAACTTGTGCTATTAACCCTCATCCCTATTGGTATCACAGGGGTAGTAACCTCTGCCTTGATGAATTGGCTGGGCATTGAATTCAATGTATTTAGTATGATTGTCTGCACCTTAGTGCTTGGGCATTCTGTGGATTTCAGCATCTTTATGACTTGTGCTCTCCAGCAGGACTACACCCGTGGGCGCAACGAACTGCCTGTTTACAAAGTGTCGGTACTCTTAGCCTCTATTACTACCTTTTTAGCAATCGGAACGCTCGTCTTTGCCAAGCACCCTGCATTGAAGTCCATAGCGGCAGTCTCTGTCATCGGGATATTCTCGGCACTTGCCATCACCTTTGTGTTCTACCCCACAATCTACCGCTTTTTCATCACGGCACGTCCAGCTAAGGGGAAATCTCCTGTGAGTTTGCGATTAGCAGTGCATTCAGCACTCTCTATGGCTTATTATGCGCTCTCCTCAATGCTGCTCTCCAATCTTGGGGTGTTGATAGTGTGCATATTTCCCAAAAGTAGCCTATGGATACGCAAGATAGCCAGCAAAATGACTACTTCGGTGCTTTATTCCAATCCTTTTGTAAGAAAACACGTGGAAAATCCACAACAAATAGACCTAAAAACGCCTGCGGTACTCATTGCTAACCACAGTTCGTGGCTCGATACACTTGCTATTGGACTTTTTACCCATAAAATAAGCTATATGGTAAACGATTGGGTATGGCGTTCAGCAGTATTTGGACGATATGTGCGGGCGATGGGCTTCTTCCCTGCCTCTGAAGGTATAGAAAAAGCCATTCCGCGTTTTAAGGAAATTACCGATAAAGGCATTTCACTGATGATATTCCCCGAGGGCAAACGCTCAGAGAGCAACAGAATACACCGCTTTCACAAAGGAGCTTTCTTAGCTGCTGAGCAGTTGCACCTGCCGATATTACCCATCTACTTACACGGACTTTCGGAAGTGCAGCCCAAAGGTGATTTCATCATCTACGATGGGGCAATCACCGTAATAGTGGGGCAACCCATAGCTTATGACGATCCACAATTGGGGAGTACTATTCGTGAGCAGGCCAAACGGATGGGGGTGCATTTCCGCGAGGAGTTCCTACGTATACGCCGCCGCTTAGAAGGGGTTGATTACCTGAAAAAGAAGCTATTGCTCTCTTACCTTTATATGGATAACGAAGTAGTACGAGCTGTGAAGGACGACTTTAAGCACCATAAGGAATCGTATCACCAATTAGTGCACAGTCTGCCTGAGAAAGGTAAGTTCCTGCGCATTGGAGACGACTACGGACAGCTCGATCTGTTGCTAACCCTCACCTATCCTGAGCGCGAAATCGTAGCTGTAATAGCCGATGACGAAAAGCGTGCTGTAGCAGAGCAGAGCTATATCGCAAAGATAAGAAAGATACGCTACCTAAGTGAAAGACCTGAGGCAGAAACGTTTGATGTTGAGATATCAGCAAAAGAAACGGAAAAAATCATTTTTACAAATAAAAATACTGACATTTAA
- a CDS encoding DUF2149 domain-containing protein, with translation MRNNRRVPLFKDDDADPLTVVVNLFDVAMVFAVALMVSMVMNLNMSDFFSNEDFTIVKKKGNDDVEIIQKKGQKVTKYKTVSGVSPDGTKQKGRRLGTVYEVEGGEQIYVPE, from the coding sequence ATGAGAAATAACCGAAGAGTACCTCTGTTTAAAGATGATGACGCCGATCCGCTAACCGTAGTGGTGAACTTATTCGACGTGGCAATGGTCTTCGCCGTAGCATTGATGGTCTCAATGGTGATGAACCTCAATATGTCCGACTTCTTCTCTAATGAAGATTTTACCATTGTCAAGAAGAAAGGCAATGATGATGTAGAGATTATCCAAAAAAAAGGTCAGAAAGTTACCAAGTACAAAACCGTTTCAGGTGTATCGCCTGATGGCACAAAACAAAAAGGACGCCGCTTGGGAACAGTCTACGAAGTAGAAGGAGGAGAGCAAATTTATGTACCTGAGTAG
- a CDS encoding MotA/TolQ/ExbB proton channel family protein: MDKISEILFLVADSLLIPDIILLLILFVRSLLLVGSSYNRFITKYRNDKQLNNAIKNLTPERIPELKALLPEKDNSLYLQYLRDLLSQPANQDYADYMISNFENEAEKDIATSKLLAKVGPVLGLIGTLIAMSPALTGLSTGDISKMASNMQVVFATTVVGLVVSLVGLVTLQFKQRWYAKETNNLDYVSRILTKNLNDNEK, translated from the coding sequence ATGGATAAAATTTCAGAAATCCTCTTTTTAGTAGCCGATAGCCTACTCATCCCTGATATCATTTTACTGCTGATCCTCTTTGTGCGCTCATTGCTCTTAGTGGGGAGCTCCTATAACCGTTTTATCACGAAGTACCGAAATGATAAACAACTCAATAACGCAATTAAAAACCTAACCCCTGAGCGTATCCCTGAGTTAAAAGCACTCTTGCCTGAGAAGGATAATTCACTCTATTTACAGTATTTGCGCGATTTGCTTAGTCAACCTGCTAATCAAGATTATGCCGATTATATGATATCCAACTTTGAGAACGAGGCTGAAAAAGATATTGCAACCTCTAAACTCTTGGCAAAAGTGGGACCTGTGCTTGGGTTGATTGGAACCCTCATTGCGATGAGTCCAGCACTTACGGGGCTTTCCACAGGCGATATCTCAAAGATGGCGAGCAATATGCAGGTAGTCTTTGCTACCACTGTGGTAGGTTTGGTGGTGAGTTTGGTAGGTTTGGTGACCTTGCAGTTTAAACAGCGATGGTATGCTAAAGAAACAAATAATTTGGATTATGTAAGTCGTATCCTTACTAAAAACCTTAATGACAATGAGAAATAA
- a CDS encoding glutamine synthetase III has product MLRFNALKEMGKRTPVAITENGKRSELFAQNVFHEAAMRQFMTPEAFNSVMGAIRYGTKIDRRVADQVATAMRDWAISKGATHYTHWFQPLTGSTAEKHDAFFEPVGRDRAIERFGGGQLVQQESDASSFPNGGIRNTFEARGYTAWDPTSPPFVYGTTLCIPTIFISYTGEALDNKTPLLKALTAIDEAATEVARYFDKNVNKVTATLGWEQEYFLIDKALARTRPDLMIAGRTLLGHQAAKGQQLDDHYFGAIPGRVLAYMRDLEQECLLLGIPVKTRHNEVAPNQFELAPIFEEANLAVDQNSLLMDVMKKVADRHDFVVLFHEKPFAGVNGSGKHNNWSLATDTGVNLLAPSKTPMKNLQFLTFFICTIKAVHTYEALLRAAVASATNDHRLGANEAPPAIMSVFIGEQLTKVLDELEGVPSGKLSPEEKTELKLNVVGKIPDLFLDNTDRNRTSPFAFTGNKFEFRAVGSRANCGKPMMVLNTIVAKQLRDFKQEVDTLIEQGTLKKDEAIFNVLREYIKQSKAIRFEGDGYSKAWEKEAAKRGLSNHKTTPEALRENLSDQAIALFEEMGVLSRVELEARYEIALEEYVKTVQIESRIIGDIARNHVVPTAVRYLNTLIENVKGLKEIFSSNYEAIASEQIELIKRISEHIRVIHSKVNAMIEMRKHANALSSFEQRAEVYCHQVLPFFEEIRYHADKLELMVDDELWTLTKYRELFFS; this is encoded by the coding sequence ATTTTACGATTTAACGCCCTTAAAGAAATGGGCAAACGCACCCCTGTTGCCATTACAGAGAATGGCAAACGCTCTGAATTATTCGCCCAAAACGTCTTCCACGAAGCGGCGATGCGCCAATTTATGACACCCGAAGCCTTCAACAGCGTGATGGGTGCCATCCGCTACGGCACCAAGATTGATCGCCGTGTAGCTGACCAAGTAGCCACTGCAATGCGCGATTGGGCGATCAGCAAAGGGGCTACCCACTACACGCACTGGTTCCAGCCGCTCACAGGCTCCACTGCTGAAAAGCACGATGCCTTCTTCGAACCCGTAGGTCGCGACCGCGCCATTGAGCGCTTCGGTGGCGGGCAGCTTGTGCAGCAGGAGTCCGACGCCTCAAGTTTCCCCAATGGTGGTATCCGCAACACCTTTGAGGCGCGAGGCTACACCGCTTGGGATCCCACTTCACCGCCTTTCGTCTATGGCACTACACTTTGCATTCCCACTATTTTTATCTCCTACACAGGTGAAGCACTTGACAACAAAACACCGCTCTTAAAAGCCCTTACCGCCATTGATGAGGCTGCGACAGAGGTGGCTCGCTACTTTGATAAGAATGTCAATAAAGTAACTGCCACACTAGGTTGGGAGCAAGAATACTTCCTCATCGACAAGGCTTTGGCACGCACACGCCCCGACTTGATGATCGCTGGGCGCACCCTTCTTGGGCATCAAGCCGCCAAAGGGCAGCAGCTCGACGATCATTACTTTGGTGCTATACCAGGTCGCGTCCTCGCTTATATGCGCGATCTTGAGCAGGAGTGTTTGCTACTGGGTATCCCTGTCAAAACGCGCCATAACGAGGTGGCACCTAATCAGTTTGAGCTGGCACCTATATTTGAGGAAGCTAACCTCGCCGTCGATCAAAATTCCCTGCTGATGGATGTGATGAAGAAGGTTGCTGACCGCCACGACTTTGTGGTGCTCTTTCACGAAAAACCCTTTGCTGGGGTTAATGGATCGGGCAAACACAACAACTGGTCACTTGCTACCGATACAGGGGTGAACCTGCTCGCACCGAGCAAAACCCCTATGAAGAACCTACAATTCCTCACCTTTTTTATATGTACCATCAAGGCAGTCCACACCTACGAGGCGCTTTTGCGTGCCGCAGTAGCCTCTGCCACCAACGATCATCGTCTGGGGGCGAATGAAGCACCACCTGCGATTATGTCGGTTTTTATCGGAGAGCAGCTCACCAAAGTGCTCGACGAACTCGAAGGAGTGCCTTCAGGCAAGCTCTCTCCCGAAGAAAAAACAGAGCTTAAACTCAATGTAGTGGGTAAGATCCCCGACCTATTCTTAGACAATACCGATCGCAATCGCACTTCACCTTTTGCCTTTACAGGTAATAAATTTGAGTTTCGTGCAGTGGGCTCTCGGGCAAACTGTGGTAAGCCGATGATGGTGCTCAACACCATTGTTGCTAAGCAGTTGCGCGATTTTAAACAGGAGGTCGACACTCTTATTGAGCAAGGCACCTTAAAGAAGGATGAAGCGATTTTCAATGTCCTGCGTGAGTATATCAAGCAGTCGAAGGCTATTCGTTTTGAGGGCGATGGCTATAGTAAGGCTTGGGAAAAAGAGGCAGCCAAACGCGGCTTGTCAAATCACAAAACCACTCCTGAGGCACTCCGCGAGAACCTCAGCGATCAGGCAATAGCCCTCTTTGAAGAGATGGGTGTACTCAGCCGTGTAGAGCTTGAAGCGCGTTATGAAATCGCCTTAGAGGAATACGTAAAGACCGTGCAGATCGAGTCTCGTATCATAGGTGATATTGCACGCAATCACGTAGTGCCCACCGCAGTGCGCTACCTCAATACCCTCATTGAGAACGTCAAAGGCTTAAAAGAGATCTTTAGCAGCAATTACGAAGCTATTGCCTCAGAGCAAATAGAGCTTATCAAGCGCATTTCTGAGCATATCAGGGTAATACATAGCAAAGTGAATGCAATGATTGAGATGCGCAAACATGCCAATGCCCTGAGTAGTTTTGAGCAGCGCGCTGAGGTGTATTGCCACCAAGTGTTGCCTTTTTTTGAGGAAATACGCTATCATGCCGATAAACTCGAACTAATGGTCGATGACGAACTTTGGACACTTACCAAGTACCGCGAACTCTTTTTTAGCTAA
- a CDS encoding energy transducer TonB, giving the protein MNKGIVFMGLLLCGLGVSAEAQTTTGRAAVNCELDYTRLEELPDALPYLREDEQLSVIERKSSLDGFLAKWIKDHYFYPEEAERNGITGDAVATLLVKEDGVVCVAKVSATDPIFDAAARRMFEGFPRLMPAIKGEKPWIFTYKTAPIVFRPQTYIIHTKGGGTTTTTIQKGRGLKKK; this is encoded by the coding sequence ATGAATAAAGGAATTGTATTTATGGGATTATTACTCTGCGGGTTAGGCGTTTCAGCTGAAGCGCAAACGACTACTGGCAGAGCGGCAGTAAACTGTGAATTGGATTACACACGCTTAGAGGAGCTGCCTGATGCGCTTCCGTATTTGCGTGAAGATGAACAGCTTTCGGTTATAGAACGCAAAAGTTCGCTGGACGGATTTTTAGCGAAATGGATTAAAGATCATTATTTTTATCCTGAGGAAGCGGAACGTAACGGCATTACAGGTGATGCAGTGGCGACTTTATTAGTGAAGGAAGATGGTGTGGTATGTGTGGCTAAGGTGAGCGCTACCGACCCTATTTTCGATGCGGCTGCAAGGCGTATGTTCGAGGGATTTCCGCGCTTGATGCCTGCTATTAAAGGTGAGAAGCCTTGGATTTTCACCTATAAAACAGCGCCAATCGTATTCCGCCCACAGACGTATATCATTCACACGAAAGGCGGTGGCACTACCACCACTACGATACAGAAAGGTAGAGGATTGAAAAAGAAGTAA
- the cysD gene encoding sulfate adenylyltransferase subunit CysD: MSKEHLKQLEAESIYVMREVAAQFERPALLFSGGKDSITLVHLAMKAFAPMKIPFPLVHIDTGHNFPEALKYRDDLAKRIGAELIVRKVEDTIKAKGLTEPKGKFASRNWLQTHTLLDTIEEFKFDACIGGARRDEEKARAKERFFSVRDEFGQWDPKLQRPELWNIYNGHIHKGENVRVFPISNWTELDVWSYIEQEGIALPSIYFAHNRDVIEHEGRLIAVSDFIQIDDSDVILNKRVRYRTVGDMTCTAAVESNAATLQEVVAEITASRISERGETRIDDKVTEAAMEDRKKGGYF, encoded by the coding sequence ATGAGTAAAGAACATTTAAAACAGTTAGAGGCAGAGAGTATATATGTGATGCGTGAAGTGGCGGCGCAGTTTGAGCGTCCAGCGCTTCTTTTTAGTGGTGGTAAGGATTCTATCACCTTGGTGCATTTGGCAATGAAGGCTTTTGCGCCGATGAAGATACCGTTCCCGTTGGTACATATTGATACAGGGCATAACTTTCCTGAGGCGCTGAAATACCGCGATGATTTGGCAAAGCGCATTGGTGCGGAGCTTATCGTTCGCAAGGTGGAAGATACTATTAAAGCTAAGGGTTTGACAGAACCTAAGGGTAAGTTTGCTTCGCGTAACTGGCTGCAAACGCACACTTTGCTGGATACTATTGAGGAGTTTAAGTTCGATGCTTGTATCGGTGGAGCGCGTCGTGATGAGGAGAAGGCACGGGCTAAGGAGCGTTTCTTCTCGGTGCGCGATGAGTTTGGACAGTGGGACCCTAAGTTGCAGCGCCCTGAGTTGTGGAATATCTATAACGGACATATCCACAAAGGTGAGAATGTGCGGGTATTCCCTATCTCGAATTGGACAGAACTCGATGTGTGGAGCTATATTGAGCAAGAGGGTATTGCCCTGCCTTCCATATATTTTGCCCATAACCGCGATGTGATTGAGCACGAGGGTCGCCTGATTGCTGTATCGGATTTTATACAGATTGATGACAGCGATGTTATCCTCAACAAGCGTGTGCGTTACCGCACAGTAGGCGATATGACTTGTACGGCTGCTGTGGAGAGCAACGCTGCAACTTTGCAAGAGGTAGTGGCTGAGATCACAGCATCACGCATCTCGGAGCGTGGCGAAACGCGTATTGACGACAAGGTTACGGAAGCCGCAATGGAAGATAGAAAGAAGGGGGGATATTTTTAG
- a CDS encoding metal-dependent hydrolase — translation MRVTYLGHACVQIEAAGKYFLVDPFISANPLAKHIDIHKIKADFILITHAHEDHILDVEAIAKNTGATLITNPEILHYFEKRGLSGHSMNLGGSHRFVDGHVKIKMIKAEHSSSFPDGSYGGNPAGFLLDHNDETIYIAGDTALHMDMTIIPHQYKINLGIFPIGNNYTMGVRDALTAARFVDVVNVLGVHYDTFPVIKIDKEASKRKFFDAHRRLHLLEIGASLDLEDLRI, via the coding sequence ATGAGAGTTACATACTTAGGACACGCTTGTGTACAGATTGAAGCTGCTGGGAAATACTTTTTAGTAGACCCCTTTATCAGTGCCAACCCTTTGGCTAAGCATATTGATATCCATAAAATCAAGGCTGATTTTATATTGATAACACACGCACACGAGGATCATATCTTGGACGTGGAAGCTATTGCTAAAAATACGGGAGCGACGCTAATCACTAATCCTGAAATATTACATTACTTTGAGAAAAGAGGTCTTTCAGGACACTCAATGAACCTCGGTGGTTCGCATCGCTTTGTAGATGGGCACGTAAAGATCAAGATGATTAAGGCTGAACATTCATCGTCATTCCCCGATGGTTCGTACGGAGGAAACCCAGCGGGCTTTTTGTTAGACCATAACGATGAGACTATCTACATTGCAGGAGACACTGCACTGCATATGGATATGACGATTATCCCCCACCAGTACAAGATTAACTTGGGGATTTTCCCAATAGGCAACAACTACACAATGGGGGTGAGAGATGCACTGACAGCAGCGCGTTTTGTAGATGTAGTGAATGTGCTTGGAGTGCATTACGACACTTTCCCTGTGATTAAGATTGACAAAGAGGCTTCAAAGCGCAAATTCTTTGATGCTCATAGGAGGCTTCACCTCTTAGAGATTGGAGCTTCTTTGGATTTGGAAGATCTGAGGATTTGA
- a CDS encoding thioredoxin family protein, with protein MKKYLLFLLGLFATALPAMAQQTEEITQEKARLPHPYNVEEDGDAKITELLKKAKKEHKKLLVQIGGNWCVWCLRFNNLVTTDPQLKTILDKKYIYYHLNYSPENKNPKAFAKYGNPGEKFGYPAFLIIDSKGTVLYTQKSEELEEGRGYSTAKVKKFLQGRL; from the coding sequence ATGAAAAAATATCTACTTTTCCTTTTAGGGCTTTTTGCAACAGCACTCCCTGCAATGGCACAACAGACAGAGGAGATTACTCAAGAAAAAGCAAGGCTTCCACATCCTTATAACGTTGAGGAAGACGGTGATGCTAAGATTACTGAACTATTAAAGAAAGCTAAAAAAGAGCACAAAAAACTATTGGTACAAATAGGAGGTAATTGGTGTGTTTGGTGTTTGCGTTTCAATAATTTAGTAACCACAGATCCACAACTGAAAACAATCTTAGATAAGAAATATATCTATTACCACCTCAACTACTCTCCAGAGAATAAAAACCCTAAGGCTTTTGCTAAATATGGGAACCCTGGCGAAAAGTTTGGTTACCCAGCCTTCTTGATTATTGATAGCAAAGGGACCGTACTTTATACCCAAAAGAGTGAAGAGTTAGAAGAGGGGCGGGGTTACAGCACTGCCAAAGTAAAGAAATTCCTACAAGGTAGACTTTAG